Genomic segment of Meles meles chromosome 17, mMelMel3.1 paternal haplotype, whole genome shotgun sequence:
AAAATGGGAgatacagcaaagaaaacagtccgCTGATCCTAAAAATCAAGGAGTGGAATTGGTATGCTGATCTTCTCTGTAAGTCCTCAGAGAACTTCATCAGTCTACTCACCAGCGTGTGGAGAAGAAATTTGGACTAACTGCATAATGATTTTAAGTTCTAGCATTTGTGGGGTCTGTATCCTGTGAGGAAGCTCCGTTTATACAGAGCAACCCCACCTAAATCACTTACCAAGTAAATTAAACACCTTGTGAGGGCAGAGCAGCTTCTTAATAGCCTCTTTCATATCCTTATTCCTCAGGCTGTATATTATGGGATTGAAAAAGGGAGCAAGGACAGAGAAGGTCAGAGCGATGGCAGTATCCCAGAACGGCATATACACGGCTGAAAATCTAAGATACATGAGGGCCACACTGCCAAAAAACAGCAGGAAGACAGCAATATGGGCAGCACAGGTGGAGAAGGCCTTTCTACGGCCCTCCCCTGAGGGGATCCCCAGGATCACAACGACAATTCTGATGTACGAAAGAGAAATAACCAGGCCTGTTATCAGAATGGCCAGAGCATGAATCACATCTTGCACTAAGATCACCGAGGCGTCCGTACAGGCTAAATGTAATAATGGTGTGAAATCACAGAAGATCTGGTGAATTTGGTTGGGGCCACAGAAAGGCAGGGTAGAAATCCACACAATCTCAGGCAGAAGGATGAGGAAGCCAAAGACACAAGAGCCCGCAGAGAGCTGTGCGCACAGTCGGGGGGTCATGATGGTCAGGTAGCGCAGGGGGCTGCAGATGGCGAGGTACCTGTCAATGGCCATGACAGTCAGCAAGGCTCCCTCAGTGTTCCCCAGTGAATGGAAGAAATACATCTGCAAGAGGCAACCGATAAAAGAGATGGTCTTTTGACGGCTGACCAGGTTGGAGAGCATCTTAGGGATGGTGGCTGTGGTGTACCAGATCTCCAGGAATGAGAAAATGCTGATGAAATTGTACATGGGATTGTGGAGACGGGTGTCCAGCCTCACAGCAAAGACAATCAATAGGTTCCCAATGACAATAAAGGTGTAGATGAAAAGTAGAGGGAAAAAGTACAGAAGGCCACCATCTTGGAGCTGGGAGAACCCAGTGAAGATAAATTCAGTCACTGTGGATAGATTTGCACTTTCCATATGCCCTGGAGAGCTACCTGTGAATGAGGGAGAGGTTATACCCAACCAATGGAGAAGAAAATCAAGGCAGTGTGAACATAAATATTACTTTGTTCCTTGGTATTTTGTGTTTTGACATTTCCCAGGTTCAAAATAACAAGTGACTTGCCTGTACCTGTAATctttttatttgggagacagTATAGCATTAATATTAATAGCATGGGTTCCAATCAAACATACTGAACCTGAATTCTCAACCTGCCCCCTTTTATTTGGAAGATAATGGGCTTGTTGCATAATATCTCTGAGACTCAGCAACTTCTTCTGTAGTTGAAAATATGttggtgtggggcacctgggtggctcagtgtgttaaagcctctgccttcatcccaggtcatgatcccagggtcctgggatcaaggcccgcgtcgggttctctgctcagcggggaggctgcttcccttcctctctgtctgcctgcctctctgcctatttgtgatctatgtctgtcaagtaaaaagataaaatctttaaaaaaaatatgttggtGTGATCAGAGTTGTAAATGAATTAATGTCTCAATGTCCCTGGCATCCCTCACTATCCGTTATCCGTGAGATAACGTGAGATCTCCGTGAGATCTCACGGAGAAATCCGTGAGATTTCTTTCCTAGATCAGCTTTCCAAGAGTAATATTAACATCTTGTTCAGATCTTGTTCACTCCTCAACTATTTGCTGTGTGAATCCTTTCTTTACTGCAATGTACAGAAACCATTCTGTCCTACATGTCAGTGACATGGTAACTGCAAACAATGGAAAGTTTCAGTTGTTCTATTATGACCATACTTTTGCAACAGGAACTCCTGATCACTACTACTGGAAGATTTTCTCCCTTGACTTTCCTAAAAACCCACTCCTGGTTTGCCTGTTCCTATATGGAAGCTTCCCCCCAGGTGTGTGTTTTgtccttatttccttattttacatGTTATGGACCCATCTTCTCTACCCATTTGGTACATGGCTACATAGAGAAAGTTCCTGT
This window contains:
- the LOC123928335 gene encoding olfactory receptor 6K3-like, which codes for MESANLSTVTEFIFTGFSQLQDGGLLYFFPLLFIYTFIVIGNLLIVFAVRLDTRLHNPMYNFISIFSFLEIWYTTATIPKMLSNLVSRQKTISFIGCLLQMYFFHSLGNTEGALLTVMAIDRYLAICSPLRYLTIMTPRLCAQLSAGSCVFGFLILLPEIVWISTLPFCGPNQIHQIFCDFTPLLHLACTDASVILVQDVIHALAILITGLVISLSYIRIVVVILGIPSGEGRRKAFSTCAAHIAVFLLFFGSVALMYLRFSAVYMPFWDTAIALTFSVLAPFFNPIIYSLRNKDMKEAIKKLLCPHKVFNLLGK